The following proteins are co-located in the Sphingomonas panacis genome:
- the hisS gene encoding histidine--tRNA ligase yields MARIETPKRIRGTQDIFGEEQRRFAHVVETFERVRKLYCFQRLDIPVFESTAVFARSLGETTDVVSKEMYTFEDRGGDSLTLRPEFTAGIARAYLTEGWQQYAPLKLATHGPVFRYERPQKGRFRQFHQIDAEVIGAAEPAADVELLVLADQLLHELGIADGVTLQLNTLGDAETRDAWRAALVAHFEAHRGDLSEDSLARLEKNPLRILDSKDPRDRPIADAAPGIDDYLTAEAGAFFESVTKGLDAAGVAWTRNGRLVRGLDYYRHTAFEFVTDRLGAQGTVLAGGRYDGLIESLGGPATPGVGWAAGIERLAMLIEAPAVEALDVAVVVEQDDVYESALALTAALRRAGHVTTLVASGSPRKRYDKALKLAPAEIVQLSLDAGAIKVNARVIDGGASNIADVLVATL; encoded by the coding sequence ATGGCACGCATCGAAACCCCAAAACGCATCCGCGGTACGCAGGACATCTTCGGCGAGGAGCAGCGCCGCTTCGCGCACGTCGTCGAGACGTTCGAGCGCGTGCGGAAACTCTACTGCTTCCAGCGGCTCGACATCCCGGTGTTCGAGAGCACTGCTGTGTTCGCGCGCTCGCTCGGCGAGACGACCGACGTGGTCTCCAAGGAGATGTACACGTTCGAGGATCGCGGCGGCGATTCGCTGACGCTGCGCCCTGAGTTCACCGCCGGCATCGCGCGCGCCTATCTGACCGAGGGGTGGCAGCAATATGCACCGCTCAAGCTTGCCACGCACGGGCCGGTGTTCCGCTACGAGCGCCCGCAGAAGGGCCGCTTCCGCCAGTTCCATCAGATCGACGCCGAGGTGATCGGCGCGGCCGAGCCGGCGGCGGACGTCGAGCTGCTCGTGTTGGCCGACCAGTTGCTCCACGAACTCGGCATCGCGGACGGGGTGACGCTCCAGCTCAACACGCTCGGCGACGCCGAGACGCGCGACGCTTGGCGGGCGGCGCTGGTGGCGCATTTCGAGGCGCATCGGGGTGATCTGTCAGAGGACAGCCTGGCGCGGCTCGAGAAGAACCCATTACGCATCCTCGATTCGAAAGACCCGCGCGACCGGCCGATCGCCGATGCCGCGCCGGGGATCGACGACTATCTGACCGCCGAGGCGGGTGCGTTCTTCGAGAGCGTGACCAAGGGGCTGGATGCGGCCGGCGTGGCGTGGACGCGCAACGGGCGGCTGGTGCGCGGGCTGGATTATTACCGGCACACCGCGTTCGAGTTCGTCACCGATCGGTTGGGCGCGCAGGGGACCGTGCTGGCCGGCGGGCGCTATGACGGGCTGATCGAGAGCCTTGGCGGCCCGGCGACGCCCGGCGTCGGCTGGGCGGCTGGGATCGAGCGGCTGGCGATGCTGATCGAGGCGCCGGCGGTGGAGGCGCTCGACGTCGCCGTCGTGGTCGAGCAGGACGATGTCTATGAGTCCGCGCTGGCGCTGACGGCTGCGCTGCGCCGGGCGGGGCATGTCACGACGTTGGTCGCAAGCGGTTCGCCGCGCAAGCGCTATGACAAGGCGCTCAAGCTGGCGCCCGCGGAGATCGTGCAACTGAGCCTCGACGCTGGCGCGATCAAGGTCAACGCGCGCGTGATCGACGGCGGCGCATCGAACATCGCCGACGTGCTGGTGGCAACGCTGTGA
- a CDS encoding GNAT family N-acetyltransferase, with the protein MTVTIRFAHPDDVPTILGFVRELAAFEKEPEAVVATEALMHEALFGANPAAEALIAEIDGARVGMAVFYHTFSTWTGVRGIWLDDLYITPEARGAGAGSALLRELAGVAVDRGCARFEWWVLDWNTPAVELYRRIGAEAMDSWTVQRVSGDALTTLAAR; encoded by the coding sequence GTGACCGTGACGATCCGCTTTGCCCACCCCGACGACGTGCCGACGATCCTGGGCTTCGTGCGCGAACTCGCCGCGTTCGAGAAGGAACCCGAGGCGGTGGTCGCGACCGAGGCGTTGATGCACGAAGCCCTGTTCGGCGCGAATCCGGCGGCGGAGGCGCTGATCGCCGAGATCGACGGCGCGCGCGTTGGCATGGCGGTGTTCTACCACACGTTTTCGACGTGGACGGGGGTGCGCGGGATCTGGCTGGACGATCTCTACATCACGCCGGAGGCGCGCGGGGCCGGGGCTGGATCGGCGCTGTTGCGGGAGCTTGCCGGGGTGGCGGTCGATCGCGGCTGCGCGCGGTTCGAATGGTGGGTGCTCGACTGGAACACGCCCGCCGTCGAACTGTATCGCCGGATCGGCGCCGAGGCGATGGACTCATGGACCGTGCAGCGCGTTTCGGGCGATGCGCTGACGACGCTCGCCGCGCGCTGA
- the prmC gene encoding peptide chain release factor N(5)-glutamine methyltransferase — MNGRGVRAALVVAARELADVSPTPRLDAELLMAHALGITREALLLNHLDDPAPDAFAPLLARRLAHEPIAYITGTRAFWTIELAVGPGVLVPRADSETLIEAAIDHFGARAPARILDLGTGPGTLLLAALDQWPRANGLGIDASAPALDYARRNALGLGMADRADFRLGDWAAGLEGTFDLILANPPYIGTHEPLPREVREHEPGAALFAGEDGLDDYRAIVPQLAARLAPGGAAILEIGATQADAVSELLVAAGFAVTVRRDLAGHARALIAA; from the coding sequence GTGAACGGGAGGGGCGTTAGGGCGGCGCTTGTCGTTGCGGCGCGTGAGCTTGCGGATGTTTCGCCTACCCCGCGTCTCGATGCCGAACTGCTCATGGCGCATGCGCTCGGGATCACCCGTGAGGCGTTGCTGCTCAATCACCTCGACGATCCCGCGCCCGATGCGTTCGCGCCGCTGCTCGCCCGCCGGCTGGCCCACGAACCGATCGCCTATATCACGGGCACCCGCGCGTTCTGGACGATCGAGCTTGCGGTCGGCCCCGGTGTGCTGGTGCCGCGTGCCGACAGCGAGACGCTGATCGAAGCGGCGATCGACCATTTTGGCGCGCGCGCGCCGGCGCGTATCCTCGATCTTGGCACCGGGCCGGGGACATTGTTGCTCGCCGCGCTCGATCAATGGCCCCGGGCGAACGGGCTGGGCATCGATGCGTCGGCGCCCGCGCTCGACTATGCGCGGCGCAATGCGCTGGGTCTCGGCATGGCCGATCGCGCCGATTTCCGGCTGGGAGACTGGGCGGCGGGGCTGGAGGGCACCTTCGACCTGATCCTCGCCAATCCGCCCTATATCGGCACGCACGAACCGCTGCCGCGCGAGGTGCGCGAGCATGAGCCGGGCGCCGCGCTGTTCGCGGGCGAGGACGGGCTCGACGATTACCGTGCGATCGTGCCGCAGCTCGCAGCCCGGCTCGCGCCGGGCGGGGCGGCGATCCTCGAAATCGGCGCGACGCAGGCCGACGCTGTTTCCGAACTGCTCGTCGCCGCCGGTTTCGCGGTGACGGTGCGGCGCGACCTCGCCGGGCATGCGCGCGCGCTGATCGCGGCTTGA
- the ispG gene encoding flavodoxin-dependent (E)-4-hydroxy-3-methylbut-2-enyl-diphosphate synthase, translating into MSLRPWRDIARRQSRQIMVGNVPVGGDAPVTVQTMTNTPTSDVKATVDQIRRCEEAGVDIIRVSCPDVESTAALKQIVRASRVPIVADIHFHYKRALEAADAGAACLRINPGNIGSSDRVREVVNAAKANGCAIRIGVNAGSLEKDLLEKYGEPCPDALVESALDHIKLLQDHDFHEYKVAVKASDLFLAVAAYQQLAEAVDCPLHLGITEAGGFVGGTVKSAIGIGSLLWYGIGDTLRVSLSAEPEEEVRVGFEILKSLGIRNRGVRVVSCPSCARQGFDVIRTVEALESRLQHIRTPLSLSVLGCVVNGPGEARETDIGLTGGGNGKHMVYLSGITDHTVGDADMLDHIVKLVEAKAAEIEAASAPVAVAAE; encoded by the coding sequence ATGTCCCTCCGCCCGTGGCGCGATATCGCCCGTCGTCAGAGCCGCCAGATCATGGTCGGCAACGTTCCCGTCGGCGGCGACGCGCCGGTGACGGTGCAGACCATGACCAACACGCCGACCAGCGACGTGAAGGCGACGGTCGACCAGATTCGCCGCTGCGAGGAGGCCGGTGTCGACATCATCCGCGTGTCCTGCCCCGACGTGGAGAGCACCGCCGCTCTGAAGCAGATCGTCCGCGCGAGCCGCGTGCCGATCGTCGCCGACATCCATTTCCACTACAAGCGCGCGCTCGAAGCGGCGGACGCGGGCGCGGCGTGCCTGCGCATCAACCCCGGCAACATCGGCTCGTCGGACCGGGTGCGCGAAGTCGTCAACGCCGCCAAGGCCAATGGCTGCGCGATCCGCATCGGCGTCAACGCCGGCAGCCTCGAGAAGGATCTGCTGGAGAAATACGGCGAGCCGTGCCCGGATGCGCTGGTGGAAAGCGCGCTCGACCATATCAAGCTGCTCCAGGATCACGATTTCCACGAATATAAGGTCGCGGTGAAGGCGTCCGACCTGTTCCTCGCGGTCGCCGCCTATCAGCAGCTCGCCGAAGCGGTGGATTGTCCGCTTCACCTTGGCATCACCGAGGCGGGCGGGTTCGTCGGCGGGACGGTGAAGTCGGCGATCGGGATCGGCTCGCTGCTGTGGTACGGCATCGGCGATACGCTCCGCGTCTCGCTTTCGGCCGAGCCGGAAGAGGAAGTGCGTGTCGGTTTCGAAATCCTCAAGAGCCTCGGCATCCGCAACCGCGGCGTGCGCGTGGTGTCGTGCCCGTCGTGCGCGCGGCAGGGGTTCGACGTGATCCGCACCGTCGAAGCGCTCGAATCGCGGCTCCAGCATATCCGCACCCCGCTGTCGCTGTCGGTGCTCGGCTGCGTCGTCAACGGCCCCGGCGAAGCGCGCGAGACCGATATCGGGCTGACCGGCGGCGGCAACGGCAAGCATATGGTGTATCTGTCGGGCATCACCGACCACACCGTCGGCGATGCCGACATGCTCGACCATATCGTCAAGCTGGTCGAGGCCAAGGCGGCCGAGATCGAGGCGGCGAGTGCGCCGGTGGCGGTCGCGGCGGAGTAA
- a CDS encoding DMT family transporter produces MKPPPPAIVFAVATLGIAVFSSMDAVMKGLSLAIGAYNAILWRSLAGTVITGAIFLAARTPWPTRAVLRVHLLRGGISAAMSILFFWGLARVPMAQAVALTFVAPLAALLLAALLLHERIGRGTLIGSGVALAGIAIIFAGQAHAAIGPEALLGSLAVLGSALCYAWNIILMRQQAQVARPIEIAFFQTAIVAAIFLAAAPVFATPPAAGHWPALVGAALLATASLMLLSWAYARGRASDLAPSEYTAFVWASLLGWLVFSETLSPYTLGGAALIIAGCVAGLRARPNAPILETSL; encoded by the coding sequence ATGAAGCCGCCGCCCCCCGCCATCGTCTTTGCCGTCGCGACGCTCGGGATCGCCGTGTTCTCGTCGATGGACGCGGTGATGAAGGGGCTTTCGCTCGCGATCGGCGCGTATAACGCGATCCTGTGGCGCAGCCTGGCGGGGACGGTCATCACCGGCGCGATTTTCCTGGCGGCGCGAACACCCTGGCCGACGCGCGCCGTGTTGCGCGTGCATCTGCTGCGCGGCGGGATTTCGGCGGCGATGTCGATCCTGTTCTTCTGGGGCCTGGCGCGGGTGCCGATGGCGCAGGCGGTGGCGCTGACCTTCGTCGCGCCGCTGGCGGCGCTGCTGCTCGCCGCGCTGCTGCTTCATGAGCGGATCGGGCGGGGTACGCTGATCGGATCGGGCGTCGCGCTCGCGGGAATCGCGATCATCTTCGCGGGGCAGGCGCACGCCGCGATCGGGCCGGAGGCGCTGCTGGGGTCGCTCGCGGTGCTCGGCTCGGCGTTGTGCTATGCGTGGAACATCATCCTGATGCGGCAACAGGCGCAGGTCGCGCGGCCGATCGAGATCGCCTTTTTCCAGACCGCGATCGTCGCGGCGATCTTCCTTGCCGCAGCCCCCGTGTTCGCCACGCCGCCGGCGGCAGGGCATTGGCCAGCGCTGGTCGGCGCGGCGTTGCTGGCGACGGCATCTTTGATGCTGCTGTCCTGGGCCTATGCGCGTGGCCGCGCGAGCGACCTCGCGCCGAGCGAATATACCGCGTTCGTGTGGGCGTCGCTGCTCGGCTGGCTGGTGTTTTCGGAAACCCTGTCGCCCTATACGCTTGGCGGCGCGGCGCTCATCATCGCGGGCTGCGTGGCGGGCCTGCGGGCGCGTCCGAATGCGCCCATATTGGAGACCAGCCTGTGA
- a CDS encoding TfoX/Sxy family protein, translated as MAVDAGLADWVTEACAPLGAISRKRLFGGAALYCDGFAFAILAYDALWFKADAESDAVWDAIGAERFSVTREGGKVQSINYRRAPDDVYDDAEAMREWAGLAIAASRRAPVKRKKR; from the coding sequence ATGGCGGTGGATGCGGGGCTGGCCGATTGGGTGACCGAGGCGTGCGCGCCGCTCGGTGCCATCAGCCGCAAGCGGCTGTTCGGCGGCGCGGCGCTGTACTGCGACGGGTTTGCGTTCGCGATCCTCGCGTACGATGCCTTGTGGTTCAAGGCCGATGCCGAGAGCGATGCCGTGTGGGATGCGATCGGCGCGGAGCGGTTTTCGGTGACGCGCGAGGGCGGCAAGGTGCAGTCGATCAACTACCGGCGTGCACCCGATGACGTTTACGATGATGCCGAGGCGATGCGCGAATGGGCCGGGCTGGCGATCGCGGCGAGCCGGCGTGCGCCGGTGAAGCGGAAGAAGCGATAA
- a CDS encoding M61 family metallopeptidase — MHRTLALALGALAALPAHAENSKPQPVPFTDTIPAARDVAFPGTVTLNIDATDTRRGIFTTRETISGVSAGHMVLLFPKWLPGNHSPTGQIDKLAGLHIMAGGKEIAWTRDPVDVCAFHIDVPQGATTLDISLQFLSPTKSDQGSIVMSQNLLRLQWNAMSLYPAGYFTRQIPVQASVKYPEGWTAASGLPSTATGSTYRYQPTNYEVLVDSPVLAGRYYKKWALSPRVNLDVFADNAAELAATPDQIAAHERLVTQAVKLFGAQHYDTYEFLLAISDQIGGIGLEHHRSSEDGVKLGYFLNWKDGPGPRNLLPHEYTHSWDGKFRRGAELWTPDFRAPMIDNSLWVYEGQTQFWGYVLQARSGIVSKQDTLDMYASIVASLDNRPGRNWKPLIDTTNDPTMSQRRPRGWVSYQRSEDYYNEGLLVWMEVDSILRRESKGKKSIDDFARAFFGLTDGDYGEVTYTFDDVAKTLNQIVPYDWAGLLSKRLTETGAPAPITGFAANGYKLVYTEEPSPASKDAEKTRKITDLSYSLGLTIGKDAEITAVGWNTPAFKAALTPGDTIVAVNGAAYTDAGLKAAVTAAKTATAPIALMVKHGTAIDTVSIDYHGGLRYPHLEKIGSGEGGLDRLLQPR; from the coding sequence ATGCACCGCACACTTGCTCTCGCGCTTGGCGCCCTCGCCGCCCTCCCCGCTCACGCCGAAAATTCGAAGCCGCAGCCGGTGCCCTTCACGGACACCATTCCGGCCGCGCGTGACGTGGCGTTCCCCGGCACGGTCACGCTGAACATCGACGCGACCGACACGCGGCGCGGCATCTTCACCACGCGCGAGACGATCAGCGGCGTCTCGGCGGGGCATATGGTGCTGCTGTTCCCGAAATGGCTGCCCGGCAACCACTCGCCCACCGGCCAGATCGACAAGCTCGCCGGGCTGCACATCATGGCTGGCGGCAAGGAGATCGCCTGGACGCGCGATCCGGTCGATGTCTGCGCCTTCCATATCGACGTGCCGCAGGGCGCGACCACGCTCGACATCTCGCTGCAATTCCTGTCGCCGACCAAGTCGGATCAAGGCTCGATCGTGATGTCGCAGAACCTGCTGCGGCTCCAGTGGAATGCGATGAGCCTGTATCCCGCCGGCTATTTCACCCGGCAGATCCCGGTGCAGGCGAGCGTGAAATACCCGGAAGGGTGGACGGCGGCGTCGGGCCTGCCCTCGACCGCGACCGGATCGACCTATCGCTACCAGCCGACCAATTACGAAGTGCTGGTCGATTCGCCGGTGCTCGCGGGGCGCTATTACAAGAAGTGGGCGCTGTCGCCGCGCGTCAACCTCGACGTGTTCGCCGACAACGCCGCCGAACTCGCCGCCACCCCCGATCAGATCGCCGCGCACGAACGCCTCGTCACCCAGGCGGTCAAGCTGTTCGGCGCGCAGCATTACGACACCTATGAGTTCCTGCTCGCCATTTCGGACCAGATCGGCGGCATTGGCCTCGAACATCACCGTTCGTCGGAAGACGGGGTCAAGCTCGGCTATTTCCTCAACTGGAAGGACGGCCCCGGCCCGCGCAACCTGCTGCCGCACGAATACACGCATAGCTGGGACGGCAAGTTCCGTCGCGGCGCCGAACTGTGGACGCCCGATTTCCGCGCGCCGATGATCGACAATTCGCTGTGGGTATACGAAGGCCAGACCCAATTCTGGGGCTATGTGCTTCAGGCGCGCTCGGGCATCGTGTCGAAGCAGGACACGCTCGACATGTATGCGTCGATCGTCGCATCGCTCGACAACCGGCCCGGCCGGAACTGGAAGCCGCTGATCGACACCACCAACGATCCCACCATGTCGCAGCGCCGCCCGCGCGGCTGGGTGAGCTACCAGCGTTCGGAGGATTATTACAACGAGGGCCTGCTGGTGTGGATGGAGGTCGATTCGATCCTCCGCCGCGAATCGAAGGGCAAGAAATCGATCGACGATTTCGCGCGCGCGTTCTTCGGGCTGACCGACGGCGACTACGGCGAAGTCACCTATACGTTCGATGACGTCGCGAAGACGCTCAACCAGATCGTGCCCTATGACTGGGCCGGCTTGCTCTCCAAGCGCCTGACCGAGACCGGCGCGCCCGCGCCGATCACCGGCTTCGCCGCCAACGGCTACAAGCTCGTCTATACCGAGGAGCCGTCGCCCGCCTCCAAGGATGCCGAGAAGACCCGCAAGATCACCGATCTCAGCTATTCGCTGGGGCTGACGATCGGCAAGGACGCCGAGATCACCGCCGTCGGCTGGAACACGCCCGCGTTCAAGGCGGCGCTGACCCCCGGCGACACGATCGTCGCGGTCAACGGCGCCGCGTATACCGATGCCGGGCTGAAAGCGGCGGTCACCGCCGCCAAGACCGCCACCGCGCCGATCGCGCTGATGGTCAAGCACGGCACCGCGATCGACACCGTAAGCATCGACTATCACGGCGGCCTACGCTATCCGCATCTCGAAAAGATCGGCTCTGGAGAGGGTGGTCTGGATCGCTTGCTGCAGCCGCGCTAA
- a CDS encoding DUF1345 domain-containing protein, whose translation MKRLNLGHTVAPPRFIAFGLVFVIGLATAIPALGWSRGAMAAFDAASLVFLVLASSLLRDVQIDDIRHAARNNDANRAGLLVLTGVTMLTILVAVFKELQGKNDLKIIALVIATLVLSWLFSNTVYALHYAHLYYSEAEGKDSGGLDIPKCDEPDYWDFIYFSFTLGMTFQTSDVEITSRQLRRVALGHCLAAFVFNLGVLAFTINTLGSAGN comes from the coding sequence ATGAAGCGTCTCAATCTCGGTCATACCGTCGCCCCGCCGCGCTTCATCGCGTTCGGACTCGTCTTCGTCATCGGCCTCGCCACCGCGATTCCCGCGCTCGGCTGGAGCCGGGGCGCGATGGCGGCGTTCGATGCGGCGAGTTTGGTCTTCCTCGTCCTCGCCTCCTCGTTGCTCCGCGATGTCCAGATCGACGATATCCGCCACGCCGCGCGCAACAACGACGCCAATCGCGCCGGGCTGCTCGTGCTGACCGGCGTAACGATGCTGACCATCCTCGTCGCCGTCTTCAAGGAATTGCAGGGCAAGAACGATCTCAAGATCATCGCGCTGGTGATCGCGACATTGGTGCTGAGCTGGCTGTTCTCGAACACGGTCTACGCACTCCACTACGCGCACCTCTATTACAGTGAGGCGGAGGGCAAGGATTCGGGCGGGCTCGACATCCCCAAATGCGACGAGCCCGATTATTGGGACTTCATCTATTTCAGCTTCACGCTCGGCATGACCTTCCAGACTTCGGACGTCGAGATCACCTCGCGCCAGCTCCGCCGCGTCGCGCTCGGCCACTGCCTCGCGGCGTTCGTGTTCAACCTCGGCGTGCTGGCCTTCACCATCAACACGCTGGGCAGTGCCGGGAACTGA
- the prfA gene encoding peptide chain release factor 1: protein MTTISPERIAQIEARRDELQAQMARGDLPSERFVAVSKEYAELDPVARAAGEVRRLRAELDTLSDMEEEGDPELKQMARDEGDSIRTALPQAERALALALLPRDAADERAAMLEIRAGTGGDEAALFAGDLFRMYQRYAERQGWRVELISASSSESGGFKEAIASVEGKGVFARLKFESGVHRVQRVPTTEAGGRIHTSAATVAVLPEAEDVDIKIDDKDLRIDVYRSSGPGGQSVNTTDSAVRIVHIPTGLTVIQQDEKSQHKNKAKALKVLRTRLYEMERERLHSERAGARKSMVGSGDRSERIRTYNFPQGRVTDHRINLTLHRLPEILQGEMDELLGALIAEDEAERLASLDG, encoded by the coding sequence ATGACCACCATCTCCCCCGAGCGGATCGCGCAGATCGAGGCGCGGCGGGACGAGTTGCAGGCGCAGATGGCGCGTGGCGATCTGCCGTCCGAGCGATTCGTCGCGGTGTCGAAGGAATATGCCGAACTCGACCCCGTCGCGCGCGCGGCGGGTGAGGTGCGGCGGTTGCGCGCCGAACTCGATACGCTGTCCGACATGGAGGAGGAGGGCGACCCCGAGCTCAAGCAGATGGCGCGCGACGAGGGCGATTCGATCCGCACCGCGCTGCCGCAGGCGGAACGCGCGCTCGCGCTCGCGCTGCTGCCGCGCGACGCAGCCGACGAGCGCGCGGCGATGCTCGAAATCCGCGCCGGCACCGGCGGCGACGAGGCGGCGCTGTTCGCGGGCGACCTGTTCCGCATGTACCAGCGCTATGCCGAGCGGCAGGGCTGGCGGGTCGAACTGATCTCGGCATCGTCGTCGGAAAGCGGCGGCTTCAAGGAAGCGATCGCCTCGGTCGAGGGCAAGGGCGTGTTCGCGCGGCTGAAGTTCGAAAGCGGCGTCCACCGAGTCCAGCGCGTGCCGACCACCGAGGCGGGCGGGCGAATCCACACCTCGGCGGCGACGGTGGCGGTGCTGCCCGAGGCCGAGGATGTCGACATCAAGATCGACGACAAGGATCTGCGCATCGACGTGTACCGATCGTCGGGGCCGGGCGGCCAATCGGTCAACACCACCGATTCGGCGGTGCGGATCGTCCATATCCCGACCGGGCTGACCGTGATCCAGCAGGACGAGAAATCGCAACACAAGAACAAGGCCAAGGCTTTGAAGGTGTTGCGCACGCGGCTGTACGAGATGGAGCGCGAGCGGCTCCATTCGGAGCGGGCGGGCGCGCGCAAGTCGATGGTCGGATCGGGCGACCGATCCGAGCGGATTCGGACGTATAACTTCCCGCAGGGGCGCGTGACCGACCACCGCATCAACCTGACGCTGCACCGTCTGCCCGAGATTCTGCAGGGCGAGATGGACGAGTTGCTCGGCGCGCTGATCGCCGAGGACGAGGCGGAGCGGCTGGCGTCGTTGGATGGGTGA
- a CDS encoding IS110 family transposase, whose product MPQPDLFVGIDVAKNELVVRLHPLGEEWRFANDKAGLKALERRLKAFAARYHLLIGFEATGGYERKLAALLDRLGLTAYLLDPARVRNFARAERQLAKTDPLDAAVIARCLAALHPELTPYRHDPQAARLAEHVRMRDLAVAQRIQLGNQLETLDDPAMRRLVKAQVGKLKALALRIEKAIAALIAASPDLATRERLMRSAPGIGPIVAACLLAHMPELGALSSRQAAALVGVAPFDRQSGATRKPGRCAGGRPAVRRCLYLAALAIARSKKGPLAQTCQRLRDNGKPAKVALVATMRKLIITLNAMLKSQQTYRPA is encoded by the coding sequence ATGCCACAGCCCGACCTGTTTGTCGGCATCGATGTTGCCAAAAACGAATTGGTTGTCCGCCTTCATCCTCTCGGTGAGGAATGGCGTTTTGCGAACGACAAGGCGGGGTTGAAGGCGCTCGAACGCCGCCTCAAGGCGTTTGCCGCCCGATATCATCTCCTCATCGGCTTCGAGGCGACGGGTGGGTATGAGCGCAAGCTTGCCGCGCTGCTCGACCGCCTCGGGCTGACCGCGTATCTGCTCGATCCCGCCCGGGTGCGCAACTTCGCCCGCGCCGAGCGGCAGTTAGCGAAAACCGACCCGCTGGATGCCGCCGTGATCGCGCGTTGCCTGGCCGCGCTCCATCCCGAACTCACCCCATATCGGCACGATCCTCAGGCAGCACGCCTTGCCGAGCATGTCCGCATGCGCGATCTCGCCGTCGCCCAGCGCATCCAGCTCGGCAATCAGCTCGAGACCCTCGACGATCCTGCCATGCGCCGCCTCGTCAAAGCCCAGGTCGGCAAACTCAAAGCGCTCGCCCTGCGGATCGAAAAGGCCATCGCCGCCCTCATCGCCGCAAGCCCCGATCTGGCGACACGCGAACGCCTGATGCGCTCCGCACCCGGTATCGGCCCGATCGTGGCGGCATGCCTGCTCGCGCACATGCCAGAGCTCGGCGCGCTCTCCAGCCGACAAGCCGCAGCCCTCGTCGGCGTCGCCCCCTTCGACCGGCAAAGCGGCGCCACCCGAAAACCCGGACGGTGCGCCGGCGGAAGACCCGCTGTACGCAGGTGCCTCTACCTCGCCGCTCTCGCTATCGCACGCTCCAAAAAAGGCCCCCTCGCACAAACCTGCCAGCGCCTCCGCGACAACGGCAAACCCGCCAAGGTCGCCCTCGTCGCAACCATGCGAAAACTCATCATCACACTCAATGCCATGCTCAAATCACAGCAAACATACCGGCCTGCATGA
- the ppa gene encoding inorganic diphosphatase, with protein MRIDMIPTGKNPPEDLNVIIEVPVGGEPVKYEFDKASGALFVDRILHTPMRYPANYGFIPHTLSPDGDPLDALVIARSPFIPGCVVRVRPIAVLNLEDEAGGDEKLLTVPVDATFPYYSKIGEGSDLPEIVMQQIEHFFTHYKDLEKKKWVRVGKWLGADDAKRIVLEAIERYEQSKKEPSAT; from the coding sequence ATGCGGATCGACATGATTCCCACGGGCAAGAACCCGCCGGAAGACCTCAACGTCATCATCGAAGTTCCCGTCGGCGGCGAGCCGGTCAAGTACGAGTTCGACAAGGCCAGCGGCGCCTTGTTCGTCGATCGCATCCTGCACACGCCGATGCGCTATCCGGCCAATTACGGCTTCATCCCGCACACGCTCTCGCCCGATGGCGATCCGCTCGACGCTTTGGTGATCGCGCGCTCCCCGTTCATCCCCGGCTGCGTGGTCCGCGTCCGCCCGATCGCGGTGCTCAACCTCGAAGACGAAGCCGGCGGCGACGAGAAACTGCTGACCGTGCCGGTCGATGCGACCTTCCCCTATTACAGCAAGATCGGCGAAGGCAGCGACCTGCCCGAGATCGTGATGCAGCAGATCGAGCACTTCTTCACGCATTATAAGGATCTCGAAAAGAAGAAGTGGGTCCGCGTCGGCAAGTGGCTCGGCGCCGACGATGCCAAGCGCATCGTGCTCGAAGCGATCGAACGCTACGAACAGTCGAAGAAAGAACCTTCGGCCACCTGA